The nucleotide sequence AATATTGAAACAATAAAGTATACAATTTAATTTGTAGCATGTCAAAAACGAATTTCGAACAATTTAATTTTGACAACCAAATTTGATGTGACGTAAACAGACCAGACTGTTCATATCAAGTATTTCTATAAAAACCGATAGACGCTACAAGATTACAGACCTTTGTGCATATATTATTCATatcaaatatgaatatatataatatatatatatatattttttaattaaatattaaatttattcaaACTCAAAAGACTGTGTTACATTTGCTGTGGACACGCTTTAGAAGTTTGCGTGGAGGTAAGTAAAACAGAAATAACATAGAAGGGAAGTAGATGATTGTAGAGGCTGCTCATCATGGTCTCGTAGCAAACCATAGGGTCAACCCATCATCAAAAGAATAGTCACTCTGATTACGGATTGCAGTGAATCTGTTTCTGACATTCTTGTCAATAAGCTTAATAAGCTGAGCAGGGGATGTAGGATTCGCACCATGCCGTCGATGGTTGTGCTCCCGCCAGATGTGGTAAATGGCAGATTGAAGACAGTACCATATGGTGAAGAGATGAGCTCGAGTATAGCCAGATGTGTTAAGCAGAGACTGAATGTGAGTCCAATCTGTAGTGAAATTCGAACCAAGCAACTTGGCCATTAGCAAGGACCAGTTCTCTGTTGTGCGGGGACaggagaagaaaagatgatCTCTGGATTCAGGTAAACCACAAAATGTACAACTTGAACTGTGAGTAGGATTCCATTTGCAAGTACGATCGCCTGTGGAGAGGCGATTTCGGATTGCCAGCCAGGTGATGAAGGAGTATTTGGGAGTAGCGTACAAGAACCAAACACCTTTATACCAATCAACCCGTTGTTGTGGTGGTCGCAGTAGTGCTGCTGTCGTCTTAGTGTTGAAAGTACTGTTATATACGTCATTCAGGCCCCTCCATAAGGGGAGATCCGGAGCATCAGAGAGAGTAAGAGTTTCTATCAAATTCTCTATTTCGTTCAGGTGAGCGTAGCGGTGATGCTTCCTATGATGACTTGCTTTGACTGATGCTACTGTTCCTGTGGGGGAATGCCTAAAGCAATGTACCCTGAAGGACCTGTAACATCATGGATGCAATCGAGGCAACGCCATCTATCATACCAGAAAGACGCAGAGCGACCATCGTTAACCTCAATCTTATAGAATTGCTTAGCCAGTGGGCGATACTTCAGTAGCTTTCGCCACATCAAGGAgcctattgttgttgttgcctttAATTCCCAGAACGACCTCTGTTTTAAGAGTGTGCTTGAAATCCAAGTACTCCAGAGCGACTCCTTCCCTGACATTATTTGCCAGATAAGTTTAAGGCAGGAGACATTGTTTGCTAGCTTCAGCGACTGCAGACCTAGTCCTCCCTCTTCCTTAGGTCGACAAACCTCCAACCAGGAGACCTTTGCCTTCTTCGCATTAAGTTCATGACCAGACCACAGAAAAGCAGAGCAAAGTTGGTCTATGGCTTTGATGCATTCACTTGGAAGCCGGTAAGCAAAAATCCAGAAGTTTAAAATTCCAGCGATCACAGAGCTTAGCAGTTGCAAGCGACCAACAAAAGAGAGAGGACGAGAGCTCCAGGAGGACATTTTCCTGCGTAAACTCTCCAGAAGCGGAACACAGTCAGTAGTAGATAGTTGTTTAGTGAGCAAAGGCAACCCCAAGTAGCGGACAGGCAGTTGTCCACACGCAAAAGGGAACTGTTGTAAAATGGCTAAACGATTTGTTTCTGAGATACCAGCCATATATAGAGTAGATTTTTCAATACTAATCCGAAGACCTGACAACATAGCGAACTCATTGAAGATCCCAAGAATTCCTTCCACTGATTTCTGTTGGCCATCAACAAATACCATCAAGTCATCAGCAAAGCACAAATGAGTCAGCTGAATACCATGACACTTAGGATGATAACCAATACGTTTCTCCATTGCTGCTTTATCAATAAGTCGAGACAACACATTCATGCATATCACGAACAAGTAGGGAGAGAGAGAACATCCTTGACGCAAGCCCCGTTTACTCTGAAAAAGACCTGCTAATTCACCATTGACTTGCACGGAAAAAGAAGCAGTGGTTATGCATAACTCAATCCAGCAAATAAACATGGTCGGAAAGTTCAACGCCTTGAGGATGTTTAACAGAAAATCCCACTGCACAGAGTCGAAGGCTTTCGGAATGTCAATTTTCATAGCACAACGCAGAGAGATAGAATCCTTGTGGTAATCTTTAACAACTTCCAAAGCTAGCAGAATATTCTCCATTAACAACCGATCCTTCACAAATGCAGACTGGTTTAAAGCAATAAACTGAGGTAGCAAAACCTTTAGTCTATTAGCAATTATTTTTGAGATAACCTTGTAAATCACATTGCAACAGGAGATAGGTTGATAATCTTTTATCATCCGAGCAGATTCAATTTTTGGAATCAGGGTAAGAATAGTGGAATTTAAGCCTTTTGGTAGAAAACCCTTCTCAAAGAAAGATTGAACTGCAATGATGAAATCATTTCCCACAGTAGAGCAAGCAGCTTTGAAGAATTCACTTGTAAAACCAACCGGTCCTGGAGATTTATTAGACGGCATTGCAAATAATACAGATTTTATCTCTTCCGCCGAAACTTGTTTAAGCAACATCGCATGGTCTGCAGGCGTACACCTAAAAACCAGAAGCTGCTGTAAATCCTCCACAGACATACCACAATAATTGGAGGGAATATGTGTAAGAAAGTCGGTGAAGAAACGTTCTGCCTCCTCCTTAATATCCACGATCTCGTGTAACTCGTCCCCATTATTATTTATAACCTGATGGATTGTGTTCTGCATCTTCCGCATCTCTGCACTCTTGTAGAAAAAAGTGTTGTTCTGGTCTCCGACATGCAACCAGTGAAGCTTGGATTTTTGTTTAAGATATCCTTCTTCTAATTGTGAGATAAAATCCCACCGTTTGAAAGCCTGAGCTTCCTCCTCCATCCGGACAGAAGAGGGATCAGACAAGGTTGCTTCCTGTAAACGGCACAGCTCATCATGAGCCTCCTGAGTGCGAAGAGAGATATCCGCCAAATTCTCTCATCCCAAGCTCCTCAGAAGCGGCTTCAGACCCTTAAGCTGTTTTGATAGATGAAACAAAGCAGAAGTGGAGACAAACAGAGGATCAAACACCCTCCAATAGTCCTACACCCGGTCCTGAAATTGTGGAAGGGAAGAGAGAACATTTGAGAACTTAAACGGCTTCTTTTTCCGCACGACAACATCACGAAAACAAATACGGCCCCGATTATGATCTGAACAACCCCCGGAATCAAAGACACAGTACGACTGAGGAAAGACCCGCAACCAAACATTGTTAACCAGCCCTCGATCTAACTTCTTACAAATAGGATCACCATCCCTCTTATTACTCCAAGTGTATTGCGGTCCATAATGTTTAAGATCCACCAAAGAGCAAGAACTAACCACTTCCTGGAAATCCCTCATACCATACCGAACTGTTGGACAATCCACATAACTTGAGTGCTCCACCACATCAAGAGTTTCATTAAAGTCCCCACAGACCATCCAAGGCTTTGTTTGAAACATTGGTGAATTGTGATGAGCATGAATATCTTCCCAGAGTTCCTTCCGACCCTCCGCAGTGTTATAAGCATATACATAGGAGCAGAGAAACTCCTCCGTAGCACCAGCTAACAGAACTCAACAAGTGATCATTTGACTACTCTTGAACACTGGAGTTATTCTCGTAGTAGCATTCCACACTAACCAGATACGAACGAGCCTATGAGACTCATAGTTAGACATAAAAGACCAATTGGGGAAAACTTTATGTACAAGTGCAGCAGCTTTATCTTCCTTGACTTTCGTCtccaacaaacaaccaaactgcATATCCTTACTATTAACCCAGCTTCTAATAATCgaatgttttgaatttttattaaaccttcgaacattccaaaagaaactTGACATTAAGGTTTCTTCTTAGAGTCGTTCTTTTTCCAAGCATTAGGAGGTGGATCCTTAGCCGCTTTGGAACTGTTAGTGGAGAGATACTTGTGTGTTGACTTGGATTCCCGTGGGAGAGAGGGTCGAACACCACTGGCCTTTTGAGCCAAAGGATCCTCCTTTGATGTTGTACCCTCCTGGGAGATAAGTATTTCCCCATCTTCCATTTCAGTAGCCGATTTCATCTCTGTTTCAGTGCGCTCTGTTTCCAGAACtgaaaaaagagaaggagagacTGCAATTGCAGTTGTAGCCTGGGGACGACTATCGGTTAGCCTATTCAATTTGCCCGGTGAAACCAATTTCCAAACTCTCTCCTCATTTAAAACCACACTATTATCCCGTGAATCCACGACCAGAGTGTTCTCTGTTGAGAACGTGACCTTTTCCAGAATAACCTCTCTATCAGATCGAACAGTTGAAGGTTGAATAGTGACCGCAAGGGTCTCCTTAGGAGTCAGCGACATTCCCTGACCACCAACCTCAACAGTGTCACCTTGCACCACCGGGACAGCAGGCACCGCAGGAGCTCCTCTCTCCACTGCCACACGAGGGGAAGTCATAGGAGGTGCAGACGCAGTCTCCTTACTAACCCGACATACTTCTTTCAAATGTCCCCATTTGGAACAAACTGAACATTTTGGGGGGCATCCATGGGTAACTAAACTCCACAACAGCATCCACACCCTTCTCAGATTGGAAACGAAATGAGGTAGGCAAATCCTTAGATAAATCTGCCTCCACAAAAACCCTGGCCTCCTCGAAAATCTTACACAACACAGTATCAGAATGCAACCTCTGCGGATCCCCAACTGCACTTGCAAGAAACCCTAACCCCTTCCATGAGAACATCTTATGCGGAACATGTTTGATAACCAAACATAGAGGAACCGTACGAATGTCCGATTGAGACTCCTCAACAATAGGCGACCACCGAGAGATTACCATTGGAAATCTGCGATATTCCACATACCACGTCGCAAGACCCGTTCCATGACTGCCTGATCCCGAATCCTGAATTTCACTGTCGATGCATTAACCTCAAACACATCCACTTTCACTCTTTTCTCCCCAGTAGGCCAAATCTTATTGACAATGACATGAATCTTCGCCACATGCGGAGCAGTGGTGGCGAGAAACTTTCCGACTAGGAAATCCTCCCATAGGGGAGCCGCATCTTCGAAAATGTCATCAGGGATTTGAATCGTGTTATCACCATTGACAACAGTGACATCAACCTGATGCTTACAGAGACCTTGATTGCTTTGAACCACAGAAGAGTAAGTTATCTTATCCTGACTACCAGTAGAAGCCACCTTAACCGGCGACTGGATCACCGGAGAAGCGGCCAAAGTAGACGGCGCCAAAGCCGCCATACCACGGGAGAGTGAAACGCACGCCAAAATCCTAAATCGCCTTCAAATCGCCTGCCACGTCAGCAGagcaaattttcttttataatttttggtgGGCTCTAGTCTATAACTGCAAACCTACGATGGGAATCGAACCCTCGTAAGGTAGGTGTTAAAATCAAATCCTTACCACCAAACTACACcaacattaatttatataatatattcagaAATATGAgaactaaaataaaaactttataaagtattatttttgttcaaaaataaaaataaaataaattaggtGTTATATATCTGCGGAGAAGGAGTTCTGCTTTGTAACTTATAATCGCAAGTTAACTTCCTCCTTATTCTACAAAATGCAAATAGATTGTATCATTTTGGCTCGACcgagaaaattcaaaaacaaactatccaatcataaaaatatatatatatatatatatatatatcaaataaggttatatatattttgatttttttggtaagaatgtCATATCTATTTTTCTTTAACCATCATAGAAATGAATTGAAAAACAACTATTGTACATATTTAACATCCCAATATATTTTAACCATTATCATGTTTCCTTTATTCCCAAATAGTCAATTCGATATCCCAGCCGAAGCTTAGCTCAAAAATCCACATGATTAAGAGAACGATCGATATGACCacattaaacaaaccaaaaacccaCTTGAGGAAAACCCAATTGAGACTACATCCATAgaactaaaaaaactaatttaaatcAGTGAGGAAAAAGCAAACGATGAGACAACATCTCAAGAGAAACAATTGTTAATAAGAAATTATAACCTAAACactataattaaacaaattaactaaAGACTCTCACCAAGCTtccctatgttttttttttgtttggccaCAACCAAGCTTCCCTATGGAAGAGGGAAATAAAACTGGATACCTCCGATAAACCAAGCTTTACAAAGGGAATTTCTTATACACGCGTTATCCCTCGATTTATACCTCCGATACACGCGTTGAGGCATGACCAATAAAACTGGATAGACCTCACACTAATGTCAAAACAATAGCAAACCGACaggaaaaaaagcaaaatttcaCCAATACCAGAGACACAAATACAATTACTATCAAACTTCACCATCGGcatgaccaaaattaaaccataaCCATATTTAAGACAGTATCCAAACCGTAACCAAACCATAACCatataaaatagttaaaactaTAACCATTACCtgtaaatatatagttaaattatattaattataattattaactaacTATAACTATAACAAAATTGTTAGTTAACCgcataatttttaaacataataaaatatattaataattatttatttaattggaCTATATGATATGTAGAAATATGAATACACTAAAcaaacatattatttaaaaataaataatattatcatatcatatcatcaaataatatcaaccatatCAAATCATCAAATAACCATAATCGTACATAACCATAGCCGCTTTTACAGAACTGTAGTTAACTTTAACTGTTTAATAAACAGTTACGGTTaagattaaacaaattttttaattgtaaccAGTAATTAATAAACCGTAACTATAATAATCCGATAACATTTCGGTTTTCTGATGGATCCTAAGAAGATGGAACCGAAGAACCGAAAAACCTAAGAACCGAATCGAACCGAACCGAAGAACCGAATGTCCAGGGCTAATCCTAACCGTGATCATGCCTACTAGCAAGACGAAGAGAACAAGATACTACACTAGGATTAACGCAAAAAAACCTTGAGATCAACTAGAGATGAGCCACATAAGATTAACAAAGGAATACTAAACCCAACACGAAGATACTGATTTGAAAAGGATGATGCCGGGCAAAGTACATTTATGCCCTTTGTGTTTCAAAACCTTTCATTTCAAACTTCGTATAAGCTCTGTCTCTTCACCATAACAAAGTTATCCATACATGaacttaaatttcaaaaattgtaGCTATGGAGTCatacaaaaccctagaaatcgtACGCAAGAACCCTGACTCCTCTGTATTTCACCTCATCCTCAACAGACCAGCACATCTCAACGCCTTGTCCCTCGATTTCTTCGTCGAATTCCCCAAAGCTCTCTCATCTCTCGACCAAAATCCAGATGTCTCCGTCATCATCATTTCCGGCGCCGGGAAACACTTCTGCTCCGGCATCGACCTCAGTTCCCTCTCTTCAATCAAGGCCCAATCCTCGTCAGGTAACAGCGATAGAGGACGCTCGAGCGAGCTCCTACGCCGTAAAATCAAGTCGATGCAAGCGGCGATCACGGCCGTCGAGCTCTGCCGGAAACCTGTGATCGCCGCTATACACGGCGCGTGTATCGGAGGTGGCGTTGATCTCGTTACGGCTTGTGATATTAGGTATTGCTCTGAGGATGCTTTTTTCTCGATTAAGGAGGTTGATCTAGCCATTGTCGCGGATCTTGGTACGCTTCAGAGGTTACCGAGTATCGTTGGGTATGCGAACGCCATGGAATATTCGTTAACGGCTCGGAGATTCTCAGGTGGTGAAGCGAAGGAGCTTGGTTTGGTTTCTCGTGTTTTTGGATCTAAATCGGATCTTGATAATGGCGTGACCATGATCGCTGAAGGTAATTAATCTAATTTCCTCGGGATTTTTGCTTGAATCTGCTGAATCGTTGCtcgatttgtttcatttttgattCTGAGATGATTTAGGGAATGAGAATCATGTTTTTGCAATTTATACAGTTTCggttcaattttgtttcttaaatctGCTGATCCAATGCTCAATTGTGTTCGAATTTGATTCTGAGATGATTTAGGGAATGAGAATTAAGTTTTTGTATCTAATGTTCTTgcaatttattcatttttttttgttgttcactGAGTTGCTGATTCTATGTTTGATTCTGAGATGATTGGTATTTGAAGTTATGAGAATTTGTGTTTATTGATATTTTCAGGAATAGCAGCCAAGTCTCCACTAGCTGTGACAGGGACAAAGGCAGTGTTATTAAGAAGCAGAGAGGTGAGTGTAGAACAAGGTCTAGACTACGTAGCAACTTGGAACTCGGCTATGCTTATATCAGACGATCTCAATGAAGCTGTTTCTGCtcagatgaagaaaagaaaacctcgTTTTGCTAAACTGTGATACTACAGTCTCTGTTGCTTCTTGTCTTTCAAAGACAGTATTATCGTTCTTCCGGTAACAAAGTAATAAGTTCATTCGTCAAAGAAGTGTAGCTATTGATAGTTCCTCCTTAGTTATTAAATAAATCTATAGATAAATGGTCTTCTTCACATGAGAATTTGATTGATACTCTACTTAGTACACATAAGTCCTATTGGTAAATGCTATACTTCTACTATGGGTTTGTTGTTGTAACCGGATTCGTCAACATGTTTATTAGTTTCTGTGTCTTCTCTGCATTCTTTTTTACATGATATTAAAGGTCTTGATCAgttgaaacagaacaaagaatCGTCTCAGACTCAGATCACATGGAAGGTAGAGTAATCTCACTTGACTCCCTTGTTCACGGCTTAACCACTTTTGTACCTTCTGATCTAAAGCGGTAACGATTGGAAAATCTATAAAGGTTCAGTTATATTGAGGCTATATAGTAATAGTGTTCTTTCATTCCGGTTATCTTATAGTAGTTCGGTTCAGATTCGAGATTGTTGGCTTCGGTTTGCCTAAACGGCTAAACCTAATAGAAAAAAGCCCACACAAATTTTACTCGGTCTCTTTCTTTCGATCAGATGAGAGAAATGGGTAAAAAATTGCTTCGTTTCactcaaacaacaaaaataataatactaagaAATTCAAAAATGGCTGAAGTAGAAGAGGTGAGCTAACCCTAAAGTTTTTAATCTGTCTTCAACTCTgtgcagtttttttttcttcttgatttaaTTTGCTCAAACCAACGCGTATGCTTCCCGGATTCGATCTCCGATGATGGCAGCTGTAGCGACCAATCGCAAAAACACCAATTTGCAGGCTGTGAAGAAACGCAAACGCCGATCCTCGGACAAGCCAGTTTCGTCTTCTAATAATGCTAGTAGTACAATCTCGAGACATTCAGCGGCGAGAAAAGTCTCCCTCGGACGAGAATATCACACCCGCTGCAGAGGATCCCTTAGATTCAAGTTATTAGTTTGTGCTTCAGTTTCTAAAAggaaaccaaaacccaaagaTTGTTGTGGC is from Camelina sativa cultivar DH55 chromosome 20, Cs, whole genome shotgun sequence and encodes:
- the LOC104771473 gene encoding delta(3,5)-Delta(2,4)-dienoyl-CoA isomerase, peroxisomal-like, whose product is MESYKTLEIVRKNPDSSVFHLILNRPAHLNALSLDFFVEFPKALSSLDQNPDVSVIIISGAGKHFCSGIDLSSLSSIKAQSSSGNSDRGRSSELLRRKIKSMQAAITAVELCRKPVIAAIHGACIGGGVDLVTACDIRYCSEDAFFSIKEVDLAIVADLGTLQRLPSIVGYANAMEYSLTARRFSGGEAKELGLVSRVFGSKSDLDNGVTMIAEGIAAKSPLAVTGTKAVLLRSREVSVEQGLDYVATWNSAMLISDDLNEAVSAQMKKRKPRFAKL